One genomic segment of Stigmatopora argus isolate UIUO_Sarg chromosome 18, RoL_Sarg_1.0, whole genome shotgun sequence includes these proteins:
- the LOC144092828 gene encoding transmembrane protein 238-like, with protein MSASCVGNCALVFSLAIIFDVAGLVVLLVGIFGNLNVDGHFYGDFLIYTGSLVIFLSLVWWVLWYTGNIRLYDHRSSLDINFPNWARKLSERFSRSALKSLKKKNLGKEMNGTAPRDVPTRISWDLTTGHSNKGFEGWTEGNQVGKNVELGELKSSDLNLHVVESKSEKAVCMEKVGYP; from the coding sequence ATGTCTGCCAGCTGCGTGGGCAACTGCGCGCTTGTGTTCTCCCTCGCCATCATTTTTGATGTTGCTGGTCTGGTTGTACTTCTTGTGGGGATTTTTGGCAACCTCAACGTGGACGGCCACTTCTATGGAGATTTTCTTATCTACACGGGCTCCCTTGTCATTTTCCTGAGTTTGGTGTGGTGGGTCTTGTGGTATACTGGAAACATCCGGCTATATGATCACAGAAGTTCCCTGGACATCAATTTTCCAAATTGGGCGAGGAAGCTGTCTGAGAGGTTCTCCAGAAGCGCCTTGAAGTCTCTGAAGAAGAAGAATTTAGGCAAAGAGATGAACGGAACCGCGCCACGTGATGTGCCCACCCGGATAAGTTGGGATTTGACAACAGGGCACAGTAACAAGGGCTTTGAAGGATGGACTGAGGGCAACCAAGTTGGCAAAAACGTGGAGTTGGGGGAACTGAAGAGCTCTGATCTGAATCTTCACGTGGTGGAGAGCAAATCAGAGAAGGCAGTCTGCATGGAAAAG